One window of the Xenopus tropicalis strain Nigerian chromosome 10, UCB_Xtro_10.0, whole genome shotgun sequence genome contains the following:
- the LOC100494799 gene encoding bactericidal permeability-increasing protein isoform X2, with amino-acid sequence MDFAYRLTLLFSIAAFVGTADAENPGLVVRVTQKGLDYALQEGVIALQQQLSHIQLKDIPGTHNHEIVGKVHYNIFSMNLGNFQLPGFQVSPIPNVGLKLSTSGGFFEVNGRWDVQHSFVHENGTFNIKVGGLGMSVGLNLRNIEHGKPTVSVADCSCHIANVEVHMSGTIGWLVKLFHDAVESKIRQELEDKICPEINDIINSKLSSLLQTLPVETNLDHISALDYSLMGPPSVMANWVDVFLKGEFFYRSHRTAPPFAPPAMSLPPEQDHMVYFAVSDYVFNTALLAYQSARALVLTLTDKMIPKEFGVHLNTNLLERVIPAVSKMYPNMPMKLKISAASTPALNITPGGVTLSPIGNFQAYAILPNSSLAPLFLLEVKTNAFAKAAVNSGKIVGTLENGKVEVSLSHSDVGPFSVSEINMAMNLLVPVILPHINDYLKYGFPLPLIEHIQLSDIVIKTYEHYLLFGANVQYQ; translated from the exons ATGGACTTTGCCTACAGATTAACCTTATTGTTTTCCATAGCTGCCTTTGTGGGGACTGCAGATGCCGAGAACCCGGGGTTGGTGGTGAGAGTCACACAGAAAGGACTGGACTATG CCCTTCAGGAAGGTGTGATTGCATTGCAGCAGCAACTATCCCACATTCAGCTGAAAGATATCCCAGGCACCCATAACCATGAGATTGTTGGAAAAGTGCattacaacatttttag CATGAATTTAGGAAATTTCCAGTTGCCCGGTTTCCAAGTCAGTCCCATTCCAAATGTTGGTCTGAAGCTGTCGACGTCTGGAGGTTTTTTCGAAGTTAATGGACGATGGGATGTTCAGCATTCATTTGT ACATGAAAACGGCACTTTTAATATCAAAGTTGGGGGGCTCGGCATGTCTGTTGGACTTAATTTGAGGAATATTGAACATGGAAAACCAACAGTTTCCGTAGCAGACTGCAGCTGCCATATTGCCAATGTTGAGGTGCACATGTCTGGAACCATAGG TTGGTTGGTTAAACTATTCCATGACGCAGTTGAATCAAAAATAAGACAAGAATTGGAGGACAAG ATCTGCCCAGAGATTAATGACATTATTAATTCCAAACTGTCATCCCTTCTCCAAACTCTACCAG TGGAAACAAACCTTGACCACATATCTGCCCTTGATTACTCTCTGATGGGACCTCCTTCTGTCATGGCAAATTGGGTTGATGTATTTTTAAAG GGGGAATTTTTTTATAGGTCACACCGTACTGCTCCGCCCTTCGCACCCCCGGCGATGTCGCTGCCTCCAGAACAAGATCACATGGTTTACTTTGCCGTCTCTGACTATGTGTTCAACACTGCTCTTCTCGCTTATCAGAGTGCTAGGGCTCTTGTCCTCACTTTGACTGATAAGATG ATTCCAAAGGAATTCGGCGTTCACCTGAACACTAACTTATTGGAAAGAGTAATACCGGCG GTTTCCAAGATGTACCCCAATATGCCCATGAAGCTAAAGATATCAGCTGCCTCAACGCCAGCTCTGAATATTACCCCAGGAGGTGTGACTCTTTCGCCAATTGGAAACTTCCAGGCTTATGCCATTCTGCCCAACTCCTCCCTGGCTCCACTTTTTCTCCTTGAAGTG AAAACAAATGCCTTTGCAAAGGCGGCagtgaattctgggaaaataGTAGGCACCCTAGAGAATGGCAA GGTGGAAGTTTCTCTGTCTCACTCTGATGTTGGACCTTTTTCA GTTTCGGAAATTAATATGGCCATGAACTTACTTGTCCCAGTGATCCTTCCTCACATTAATG ACTACCTGAAATATGGATTCCCACTACCCTTGATTGAGCACATCCAGCTCAGTGATATTGTGATTAAAACATATGAG
- the LOC100494799 gene encoding bactericidal permeability-increasing protein isoform X1, which yields MDFAYRLTFLFSIAAFVGTADAENPGLVVRVTQKGLDYALHEGVIALQQQLSHIQLGEISDTHSLGFFLGKARYKIFGMNLGNVQLPGFQVSPIPNVGLKLSTSGGFFEVNGRWDVRYSFIHEDGTFNIKVGGLGMSVGLNLRNIENGKPTVSVADCSCHIANVEVHMSGTIGWLVELFHGAVESKIRKELEDKICPEIHKYINSDVSPFLRNQPVNRNINPISGLDYSLTGPPSVMGNWLDVFLKGEFYKNGENPHTAPPFAPPVMSLPPEQDHMVYFAVSDYVFNTAFLTYQRAGALVFDLRDDMIPREFGIHLNTNLLERVIPSVSKMYPNMPMMLKISAASTPALNINPGGLTLSPVGNIQAYAILPNSSPAPLFLLQAKTNAFAKVAVNSGNIVLSLEHGNVEVSLSHSDVGPFSVSEINSVMNLLVPVVLPHVNDFLRNGFPLTFIEHIQLGDIVIKTYEHYLLFGANVQYQ from the exons ATGGACTTTGCCTACAGATTAACCTTTTTGTTTTCCATAGCTGCCTTTGTGGGGACTGCAGATGCCGAGAACCCGGGGTTGGTGGTGAGAGTCACACAGAAAGGACTTGACTATG CCCTTCATGAAGGTGTGATTGCTTTGCAGCAGCAACTATCCCACATTCAGCTGGGAGAAATATCGGACACCCATAGCCTTGGGTTCTTCTTAGGAAAAGCACGTTACAAAATTTTTGG CATGAATTTAGGAAATGTCCAGTTGCCCGGTTTCCAAGTCAGTCCCATTCCAAATGTGGGTCTGAAGCTGTCTACGTCTGGAGGTTTTTTCGAAGTTAATGGACGATGGGATGTTCGCTATTCATTTAT ACATGAAGACGGCACTTTTAATATCAAAGTTGGGGGGCTCGGCATGTCTGTTGGACTTAATTTGAGGAATATTGAAAATGGAAAACCAACAGTTTCTGTAGCAGACTGCAGCTGCCATATTGCCAATGTTGAGGTGCACATGTCTGGAACCATAGG TTGGTTGGTTGAACTTTTCCACGGCGCAGTTGAATCGAAAATAAGAAAAGAATTGGAGGACAAG ATCTGCCCAGAGATTCATAAATATATTAATTCTGACGTGTCACCCTTTCTCCGCAATCAACCAG TGAACAGAAATATTAACCCAATATCTGGCCTTGATTACTCCCTGACTGGGCCTCCATCTGTGATGGGAAATTGGCTTGATGTATTTTTAAAG GGGGAATTCTACAAGAATGGTGAAAACCCGCATACTGCTCCGCCCTTCGCACCCCCGGTGATGTCGCTGCCTCCAGAACAGGATCACATGGTTTACTTTGCCGTCTCTGACTATGTGTTCAACACTGCTTTTCTCACTTATCAGAGGGCTGGGGCTCTTGTCTTTGATTTGAGAGATGATATG ATCCCAAGGGAATTCGGCATTCACCTGAACACGAACTTATTGGAAAGAGTAATACCGTCG GTTTCCAAGATGTACCCCAATATGCCCATGATGCTGAAGATATCAGCTGCCTCAACGCCAGCTCTGAATATTAACCCAGGAGGTCTGACCCTTTCGCCAGTGGGAAACATCCAGGCTTATGCCATTCTGCCCAACTCCTCCCCGGCTCCACTTTTTCTCCTCCAAGCG AAAACAAATGCTTTTGCAAAGGTGGCAGTGAATTCTGGGAACATAGTACTCTCTCTAGAGCATGGCAA CGTGGAAGTTTCTCTGTCTCACTCTGACGTTGGACCTTTTTCA GTTTCGGAAATTAATTCGGTCATGAACTTACTTGTCCCAGTGGTCCTTCCTCATGTTAATG ACTTCTTGAGGAATGGATTCCCACTAACTTTCATTGAGCACATCCAGCTCGGGGATATTGTGATTAAAACATATGAG